The Candidatus Amarolinea dominans genome contains a region encoding:
- a CDS encoding ABC transporter permease subunit yields the protein MLSLLTLPIGLLVGSLLGGQFGRWGISLGGGNVLLGVGALAALGAVMLIALRVGVGGEEDSLPTRPQRVGRVAGLMIAGLTLFINLGLISILSQSLGAYLSTRVGSLGFLGLFLANVAHVLELLLPLIGAAAGMALVSALTRPLGAKVLPSLAYAPRRAIAVALAALNGALYASLIGAALGWLYRLENPTNYLVLPAVVGAVVGLIIGLRADVETPTPIGQVVYFITRTVLNALRAIEPLIMVIVFAVWVGIGPFAGVLALCLHTIASLGKLYSEQVESIQSGPLEAITATGATRLQTIVYAVIPQVVPPFISFTLYRWDINVRMSTIIGFAGGGGIGFLLQQNINLLQYRQASVQMLAIALVVASLDYLSAAIREHYV from the coding sequence ATGCTCTCGTTGTTGACTCTACCCATTGGCCTGCTCGTCGGTTCGCTCCTGGGTGGACAGTTTGGCCGTTGGGGCATCAGCCTGGGAGGCGGCAACGTCCTGCTTGGCGTAGGCGCCCTGGCCGCACTCGGCGCCGTGATGCTCATCGCCCTGCGCGTGGGTGTTGGCGGCGAGGAAGACTCGCTCCCCACCAGGCCGCAGCGCGTAGGCCGCGTGGCCGGTCTGATGATCGCCGGGCTGACCCTGTTCATCAACCTGGGCTTGATCTCCATCTTGAGCCAGAGCCTGGGGGCCTATCTCTCCACGCGTGTCGGCAGCCTGGGCTTCCTGGGCTTATTCCTGGCCAACGTGGCGCACGTCTTAGAACTTCTGTTGCCCTTGATCGGCGCGGCGGCCGGCATGGCGCTCGTTAGCGCGCTGACCAGACCGCTGGGCGCCAAAGTCCTGCCATCCCTGGCCTATGCCCCGCGGCGCGCGATTGCGGTCGCCCTGGCCGCATTGAACGGCGCGCTCTACGCCAGCCTCATCGGCGCCGCCCTCGGTTGGCTCTACCGACTGGAAAATCCGACGAACTATCTTGTGCTGCCCGCAGTGGTCGGCGCCGTGGTGGGACTGATCATCGGTCTGCGCGCAGACGTGGAGACGCCGACCCCAATCGGCCAAGTGGTCTACTTCATCACGCGTACGGTGCTCAACGCCCTGCGCGCCATCGAGCCGCTCATCATGGTCATCGTCTTCGCCGTCTGGGTCGGCATCGGGCCGTTTGCCGGGGTGTTGGCGTTGTGCCTGCACACCATCGCCTCCCTGGGCAAACTCTACTCCGAGCAGGTCGAAAGTATCCAGTCCGGGCCGTTGGAAGCCATCACCGCCACCGGCGCCACGCGCCTGCAAACGATCGTCTATGCCGTCATCCCGCAAGTCGTTCCGCCCTTCATTTCGTTCACCCTCTACCGTTGGGACATCAACGTGCGTATGAGCACCATCATCGGCTTTGCCGGCGGCGGCGGCATCGGTTTTCTCTTGCAGCAGAATATCAACCTCCTGCAATACCGCCAGGCCAGCGTGCAGATGCTCGCCATCGCGCTGGTGGTCGCGTCGCTCGACTACCTGAGCGCGGCCATTCGCGAACATTACGTCTGA
- a CDS encoding protein-L-isoaspartate(D-aspartate) O-methyltransferase: protein MNERPDSAERSKAGRERHYRPEWPPPWPEITDETVRQVIGRVPREQFVAEPYGAWAHDDRPLPIGHGQTISQPFIVALMTQALRLRADERVLEVGTGSGYQTAILAALCAHVDSVEIVPELAAGAAARLLKLDCHNVDIHVSDGYLGWPAGAPYDAIIVTAAPEQVPPALEEQLAVGGRLVIPVGAALDDQTLWLIVKNNHSIKRTPLTLVRFVPLVANRPE from the coding sequence ATGAATGAACGGCCGGACAGCGCCGAAAGATCAAAGGCAGGCCGCGAGCGGCATTATCGCCCGGAATGGCCGCCACCCTGGCCGGAAATCACCGACGAAACAGTGCGCCAGGTGATCGGTCGCGTTCCGCGCGAACAGTTCGTGGCCGAACCGTATGGCGCCTGGGCGCATGACGACCGCCCCTTACCCATCGGTCATGGCCAGACCATCTCCCAACCATTCATCGTGGCACTGATGACCCAGGCCCTGCGCCTGCGCGCCGACGAACGCGTGCTGGAGGTGGGCACCGGTTCCGGCTATCAAACGGCCATCCTGGCCGCCCTCTGCGCTCATGTGGACAGCGTAGAAATCGTGCCGGAACTGGCCGCCGGCGCCGCGGCCCGTCTGCTGAAACTGGACTGCCACAATGTGGACATCCATGTGAGCGACGGCTACCTGGGCTGGCCGGCCGGCGCCCCCTATGACGCCATCATCGTCACGGCCGCGCCGGAGCAGGTACCGCCGGCGCTGGAGGAGCAATTGGCGGTTGGGGGGCGGCTGGTGATCCCGGTAGGCGCCGCCCTGGACGATCAGACCCTGTGGTTGATCGTAAAAAACAACCACTCCATCAAGCGCACCCCGTTGACGCTGGTGCGCTTTGTGCCCCTGGTTGCCAACCGTCCCGAATAG
- the rfbD gene encoding dTDP-4-dehydrorhamnose reductase, producing MKLTSLLVPENPVPHPRRVLITGCLGQLGRTLQATLTDHVRLGIDLPDCDITDPAVVPFIEAHAPDIIIHTAAYTNVDGAESNPDLVFRINMWGTHNLALACQRTGAPLLYISTNEVFDGTRTTSAYYEWETINPLSVYARSKAAGEAVVRTLLQRFYIVRIAWLFAPGGNNFPRKIIENADKHGRLRVVSDEFGNPTYAPDLAAAISQLITTEHFGIYHLVNGGSCSRYEFASEVLRQAGRGHIPVTPVAHSEWERPSTPPLHALLANTNAAALGITLRPWQEALAAFFQTS from the coding sequence ATGAAACTCACATCGCTGCTCGTCCCTGAAAACCCCGTTCCCCACCCCCGTCGTGTGTTGATCACCGGCTGCCTGGGCCAACTGGGCCGTACCCTACAGGCAACCCTCACCGATCATGTACGGCTTGGAATTGACCTGCCGGACTGTGATATCACCGATCCGGCCGTAGTACCGTTCATCGAAGCGCACGCGCCAGACATCATCATTCACACCGCTGCCTACACCAATGTGGACGGCGCGGAAAGCAACCCCGACCTGGTCTTCCGTATCAACATGTGGGGGACGCACAACCTGGCCCTGGCATGCCAACGCACCGGCGCTCCTCTGCTCTACATCAGCACCAACGAGGTCTTCGACGGCACACGCACCACCAGCGCATATTACGAATGGGAGACGATCAACCCGCTCAGCGTGTATGCACGTTCCAAAGCCGCCGGCGAGGCGGTGGTCAGAACCCTCCTGCAACGCTTCTACATCGTGCGCATCGCCTGGCTGTTTGCGCCAGGGGGCAACAACTTCCCACGCAAGATCATCGAAAACGCAGACAAGCATGGCCGCCTGCGCGTGGTCAGCGACGAATTCGGCAATCCCACCTACGCGCCTGACCTGGCTGCCGCGATCAGCCAGTTGATCACAACCGAGCATTTCGGCATCTATCACCTGGTCAACGGCGGCTCTTGTTCGCGCTACGAATTTGCCAGCGAAGTGCTGCGCCAGGCCGGCCGTGGCCACATACCGGTGACCCCCGTCGCGCACAGCGAGTGGGAGCGGCCAAGCACGCCGCCACTGCACGCCCTGCTGGCCAACACCAACGCGGCGGCCCTGGGCATCACCTTGCGTCCCTGGCAAGAGGCACTGGCCGCTTTCTTCCAAACATCATGA
- a CDS encoding glycosyltransferase family 2 protein, with protein sequence MSETLNFPLASIIIPTYNGLRFLPTCLEALHGQTYTRHEIIVVDDASSDETASYLQATEPAVRVVQMVNNRGLAAACNAGAAAAQGDILVMLNNDTEVERPWLAELILPFAHPEVGSVASKMLLFDRRTVLHNAGDMMGTDGIPRNRGVWEEDRGQYDQDMAVFGGCGGGVAYRRAMWEQVHGFDEDLFMYLEDVDLAWQARLAGWTAVFAPRARVYHHLSATGGGVLASYYTGRNTIWVLYKNMPASLLRRYWPRIVAAQLRIAGAAAWAGLRGGAAARARLRGQLDGLRTLPRLRAKRAVVQAARRATDEEIDSLLLR encoded by the coding sequence ATGAGTGAAACACTGAACTTTCCGCTGGCTTCGATCATCATCCCCACCTACAACGGCCTGCGCTTCTTACCCACCTGCCTGGAGGCGTTGCACGGACAAACCTACACCCGCCATGAAATCATCGTGGTGGACGACGCGTCCAGCGATGAAACGGCGAGCTATTTGCAGGCCACCGAGCCGGCGGTGCGCGTGGTGCAGATGGTGAACAATCGTGGGCTGGCCGCCGCGTGCAATGCCGGCGCGGCCGCAGCCCAGGGCGACATCCTCGTCATGCTCAACAATGACACCGAGGTCGAACGCCCGTGGCTGGCCGAGCTGATTCTGCCCTTTGCCCATCCTGAGGTGGGCAGTGTGGCCAGCAAGATGCTGCTCTTCGACCGGCGCACGGTGTTACACAATGCCGGCGACATGATGGGCACAGATGGCATCCCGCGCAACCGCGGTGTGTGGGAAGAGGACCGCGGGCAGTACGATCAGGACATGGCGGTATTTGGCGGCTGCGGCGGCGGCGTGGCTTATCGTCGCGCCATGTGGGAACAGGTGCATGGCTTCGACGAAGACCTGTTCATGTACCTGGAAGATGTTGATCTGGCCTGGCAGGCGCGCCTGGCTGGCTGGACCGCCGTCTTCGCGCCGCGCGCACGTGTTTATCATCACCTGAGCGCCACCGGCGGCGGCGTCCTCGCCAGCTACTACACCGGGCGCAATACCATCTGGGTGTTGTACAAGAACATGCCGGCCAGCCTGCTGCGCCGCTACTGGCCGCGGATCGTCGCAGCCCAACTGCGCATCGCGGGCGCTGCAGCCTGGGCGGGATTACGCGGCGGCGCCGCCGCCCGCGCCCGTCTGCGCGGTCAACTGGACGGCCTGCGCACCCTGCCCCGGCTGCGTGCCAAACGGGCGGTCGTGCAAGCCGCCCGCCGCGCCACCGATGAGGAGATTGACAGCCTGTTGCTGAGATAG
- a CDS encoding NUDIX hydrolase codes for MNKDATATAPDASPGSYNIRQYRQVSVTVDVILFRFVDNDLKVLLIKRKNWPFEDHWAIPGGFVGYDEPLEEAALRELAEETNVRDVYLEQLYTFGDPLRDPRTRVITVAYFALLSAEQAAHIQLRSATDASAAAWWSIYNQPPLAFDHAKILEYALRRLRWKLEYTALGFMLLPKAFTLSELQAAYEIILGEGLDKRNFRRKILAADVLEETGGTNEGPGRPARLYRFSAQAIEMEQARRRFP; via the coding sequence ATGAACAAAGATGCCACTGCAACCGCTCCGGACGCTTCTCCGGGAAGCTACAATATCCGCCAGTACCGGCAGGTCTCCGTCACGGTGGACGTCATCCTGTTTCGTTTTGTTGACAACGATCTCAAAGTGCTCCTCATCAAGCGCAAGAACTGGCCTTTCGAGGATCACTGGGCCATTCCCGGCGGCTTCGTTGGCTACGATGAACCGCTGGAAGAGGCCGCCCTGCGCGAACTAGCCGAAGAGACCAACGTCCGTGACGTGTACCTGGAGCAACTGTACACCTTCGGCGATCCCCTGCGTGACCCGCGCACGCGCGTGATCACCGTGGCCTATTTTGCCCTTCTCAGCGCCGAACAGGCCGCCCACATTCAGTTGCGCAGCGCCACCGACGCGTCCGCTGCCGCCTGGTGGTCCATCTACAACCAACCCCCGCTGGCGTTCGATCATGCCAAGATCCTTGAATATGCCTTGCGTCGCCTGCGCTGGAAGCTCGAGTACACCGCGCTCGGCTTCATGCTGCTGCCCAAAGCCTTCACGCTCAGTGAATTGCAGGCCGCCTACGAGATCATCCTGGGCGAGGGCCTGGACAAACGCAATTTCCGCCGCAAGATCCTGGCCGCCGACGTGCTTGAAGAAACAGGTGGCACCAACGAAGGGCCTGGCCGGCCCGCGCGCCTCTATCGCTTCAGCGCACAGGCCATCGAGATGGAGCAGGCCCGCCGCCGTTTCCCGTGA
- a CDS encoding response regulator transcription factor produces the protein MRILVVDDDAPSVKMISFLLREEGYTVLTASNGPAALDIVEREAPDLVILDVMMPHMDGLEVCRRIRRTMQVPILILSAKGETADRVVGLDVGADDYLSKPFDPTELLARVRAVLRRAEAFGFGDGDAGFLTVGNFRLDPVGNKVFMPSGKIAELTPIEFRLLHYLVRNAGRILSHDQVLDNVWGYGYDGYANQIAVYMRRLRSKIEVDPNNPTCLLTVRGLGYKFDAETA, from the coding sequence ATGCGCATCCTGGTCGTTGATGATGATGCACCCAGTGTCAAGATGATCTCGTTCCTACTGCGCGAAGAGGGATACACCGTGCTCACCGCGTCCAATGGCCCCGCGGCACTGGACATTGTCGAGCGCGAGGCGCCTGACCTGGTCATCCTCGATGTCATGATGCCGCACATGGACGGCCTGGAAGTTTGCCGGCGCATCCGGCGCACGATGCAAGTGCCTATCCTGATCCTGTCCGCCAAGGGCGAAACGGCCGATCGCGTGGTAGGCCTTGACGTGGGCGCGGATGATTACCTGTCCAAGCCCTTCGACCCGACCGAGCTTCTGGCTCGCGTGCGCGCCGTACTGCGCCGAGCCGAGGCTTTTGGCTTTGGTGACGGTGACGCCGGTTTTCTCACCGTGGGCAATTTCCGGCTCGATCCGGTGGGCAACAAGGTGTTCATGCCCAGCGGCAAGATCGCCGAACTGACCCCCATCGAGTTCCGCCTGCTGCACTACCTGGTGCGCAACGCCGGCCGCATTCTCAGTCACGACCAGGTGTTGGACAATGTCTGGGGTTATGGCTACGACGGCTACGCCAATCAGATTGCGGTTTACATGCGCCGCTTGCGCAGCAAAATCGAAGTGGATCCCAACAATCCAACCTGTCTGCTCACCGTGCGCGGGCTTGGCTACAAATTTGACGCAGAGACCGCCTGA